A genomic window from Sanguibacter antarcticus includes:
- a CDS encoding chorismate-binding protein: protein MVDLTREPDALGVGGVWFVVADFEGPVRAWRFAHVETGPEATSSLEGSRLPAEPWNGPASADWRSSLDEDAYRAAVVTVREHVRQGSVYQANICRILSAPLSPARGEPSAVALAQRLAAGNPAPYEGVIHVPALSGLEPVWVVTASPELFLRADRVVGPDGRVTTTVTSAPIKGTASTPEGLLDKDRAENVMITDLVRNDLHRVCEPGSVEVTSLLAVEKHPGLAHLVSTVVGTLLPDVTEPPGPWGAILGATFPPASVSGAPKSAALRIIGELEPVPRGPYCGAVGWIDVDAGTAELAVGIRTFWWTADSPHTAGGGPRLHFGTGAGITWGSDPEAEWRETELKAHRLIGLASAAD, encoded by the coding sequence ATGGTCGACCTCACGCGCGAACCAGATGCGCTGGGCGTCGGGGGTGTGTGGTTCGTCGTCGCAGACTTCGAGGGCCCCGTGAGGGCATGGCGTTTCGCTCACGTAGAGACCGGTCCGGAGGCCACGTCGAGCCTCGAGGGTTCTCGGCTTCCCGCCGAGCCGTGGAACGGGCCCGCATCCGCGGACTGGCGGTCGTCGCTCGACGAGGACGCCTACCGCGCGGCCGTCGTGACCGTGCGGGAGCACGTCAGGCAGGGGAGCGTCTACCAGGCGAACATCTGCCGCATCCTGTCTGCCCCGCTCTCGCCCGCGCGCGGCGAGCCGTCGGCGGTGGCTCTGGCTCAGCGCCTGGCCGCAGGCAACCCGGCACCCTACGAAGGTGTCATCCATGTCCCGGCGCTCTCCGGGCTCGAGCCCGTCTGGGTCGTGACAGCGTCCCCGGAGCTCTTCTTGCGCGCAGACCGCGTCGTGGGTCCCGACGGGCGGGTGACCACCACGGTGACGTCCGCGCCGATCAAGGGAACCGCGTCCACCCCTGAGGGGCTGCTCGACAAAGACCGTGCCGAGAACGTCATGATCACCGACCTCGTCCGCAACGATCTCCACCGGGTCTGCGAGCCGGGGAGCGTCGAGGTCACGAGCCTTCTCGCTGTCGAGAAGCATCCCGGGCTCGCTCACCTCGTCTCGACGGTGGTCGGCACGCTCTTGCCCGACGTCACCGAGCCGCCAGGCCCCTGGGGCGCGATCCTCGGTGCGACGTTCCCGCCCGCGTCTGTCTCCGGCGCGCCCAAGTCCGCCGCGCTGCGCATCATCGGGGAGCTCGAGCCCGTCCCACGAGGTCCCTACTGCGGTGCGGTCGGATGGATCGACGTCGATGCCGGGACAGCCGAGCTCGCTGTCGGTATCCGGACGTTCTGGTGGACCGCGGACAGCCCCCACACGGCCGGTGGCGGCCCCCGTCTGCACTTCGGCACAGGTGCAGGGATCACGTGGGGGAGCGACCCCGAGGCCGAGTGGCGCGAGACCGAGCTCAAGGCCCACCGTCTGATCGGGCTCGCGTCTGCGGCAGACTGA
- a CDS encoding aminotransferase class IV, whose protein sequence is MDLVIWTDGRFVTADEPALSGVDHGFTVGDGVFETCSVVDGQAFALTRHLHRLARSARGMGLAAPDEDVVRDAVQRVLDRAGATVGRLRITVTAGVGPLGSARGDGPVTLLVAAGPSAPSSLSRAVRLPWVRNERSAVAGLKTTSYAENVVGLAYATARGADEGLLANTVGALCEGTASNVLVERDGELLTPVLETGCLAGITRELLLEWAAHEGLPVREATPDELPFMVLDDVLAGRGALALAGSIRNVTPVVSLDGVDLAPGHLTYAAQDLFARRVRDGIDP, encoded by the coding sequence ATGGACCTAGTCATCTGGACGGACGGGCGGTTCGTCACCGCCGACGAACCGGCGCTCAGCGGTGTCGACCACGGCTTCACCGTCGGCGACGGGGTGTTCGAGACCTGCTCGGTGGTTGACGGGCAGGCCTTCGCGCTCACCCGGCACCTGCACCGCCTCGCCCGCTCCGCCCGCGGCATGGGCCTCGCTGCGCCCGACGAGGACGTCGTCCGCGACGCCGTGCAGCGGGTCCTCGACCGCGCAGGTGCGACTGTCGGCCGACTGCGCATCACCGTCACCGCGGGCGTCGGCCCGCTTGGCTCGGCGCGTGGCGACGGCCCCGTCACTCTCCTCGTGGCGGCCGGCCCGAGCGCCCCGTCGTCCCTGTCTCGAGCCGTCCGCCTGCCGTGGGTCCGTAACGAGCGCTCAGCAGTCGCCGGGCTCAAGACGACGTCCTACGCCGAGAACGTCGTCGGCCTCGCCTATGCCACGGCTCGCGGCGCCGACGAGGGCCTCCTGGCGAACACCGTCGGTGCACTCTGCGAAGGGACCGCGTCGAACGTGCTCGTCGAGCGTGACGGAGAGCTCCTCACCCCCGTCCTCGAGACCGGTTGCCTCGCAGGCATCACCCGCGAGCTCTTGCTCGAGTGGGCGGCGCACGAGGGGCTGCCCGTCCGTGAAGCCACACCAGACGAGCTGCCGTTCATGGTCCTCGACGACGTGCTCGCCGGACGTGGCGCGCTCGCGCTCGCGGGGAGCATTCGCAACGTCACACCGGTCGTCTCTCTCGACGGCGTCGACCTCGCTCCGGGGCACCTGACCTACGCCGCTCAGGACCTCTTCGCCCGCCGCGTACGCGACGGCATCGACCCCTGA
- a CDS encoding putative immunity protein, giving the protein MAAVNGKAVELTMEELRAVARFAADCAESVLPDFEAEAPENSRPREALHAARVFAEGGARTNLQRTAAFAAHRAAQSVSAETAQLAALACGDAAASAYLHPIAEATQVGHILRAAACAARVAELRADDEGTTSSDSVGVLVERAAPPVPDVLRRYPAAPHGASRLSRLMSALDTAIRQRTSEAKPIDDERSNEGRTDSR; this is encoded by the coding sequence ATGGCCGCGGTGAACGGCAAGGCCGTCGAACTCACGATGGAGGAGCTACGAGCCGTGGCTCGCTTCGCTGCCGACTGCGCGGAGAGCGTGCTTCCCGATTTCGAGGCTGAGGCCCCGGAGAACTCGCGACCGCGCGAAGCGCTCCATGCCGCTCGCGTCTTCGCCGAGGGAGGCGCCCGGACGAACCTCCAACGAACAGCCGCCTTCGCAGCACACCGAGCAGCACAGAGCGTGTCCGCGGAGACTGCGCAGCTCGCAGCACTGGCCTGCGGCGACGCCGCAGCCTCCGCCTACCTCCACCCGATCGCCGAGGCGACGCAGGTCGGCCACATCCTCCGCGCGGCGGCCTGTGCCGCACGAGTAGCCGAGCTGAGAGCCGACGACGAGGGAACGACGAGCAGCGACAGCGTAGGCGTCCTGGTAGAACGAGCAGCCCCGCCCGTACCCGACGTGCTTCGTCGATATCCGGCCGCACCCCACGGAGCTTCTCGCCTCTCACGGCTGATGAGCGCACTCGACACCGCAATCAGGCAACGGACCTCAGAAGCGAAACCGATCGACGACGAGAGGTCGAACGAAGGCCGCACCGACTCACGGTGA
- a CDS encoding RNA polymerase subunit sigma-70, with translation MSSEELEAYRRPLTGYCYRLLGSAADADDAVQETLIRASRKLADFDPQRARLTTWLHTIATNICIDMLRSASRRALAVDLGPASQSTEMGAPLSPGRFVEPMPDARLFGIDDPADRIVLRETVRLAFIAALQRLSPRQRATLVLRDVLVFSAQESAEILGTSVAAVNSVLQRARAALADHPVAVTDVLDPEDAVQRDLLARYVAAFEAHDVPRLTALLREDATSSMPPFAWWLSGRDRIGAVMAASDACAGDRLLPTAINGSPGFGQYRPGLDGRLEPFALLVVEVVSGRVAHLVTFLGSQARFAEFGLPPVVKETGLAR, from the coding sequence GTGAGCAGTGAGGAACTCGAGGCGTACCGGAGGCCGTTGACGGGCTATTGCTACCGGCTGCTCGGATCAGCGGCGGATGCCGACGACGCGGTCCAGGAGACCCTGATCCGGGCGTCTCGCAAGCTCGCCGACTTCGACCCCCAGCGCGCCCGGCTGACCACCTGGCTGCACACGATCGCGACCAACATCTGTATCGACATGCTCCGAAGTGCCAGCAGGCGGGCCCTCGCGGTCGACTTGGGGCCAGCCTCGCAGAGCACAGAGATGGGAGCGCCGCTCTCGCCTGGGCGGTTCGTCGAACCGATGCCCGACGCTCGCCTGTTCGGCATCGACGACCCCGCCGATCGGATCGTTCTGCGCGAGACCGTGCGCCTCGCGTTCATCGCGGCCTTGCAACGCCTGTCGCCCAGGCAGCGCGCGACACTCGTTCTGCGCGACGTGCTGGTCTTCTCGGCGCAGGAGAGTGCCGAGATCTTGGGCACCTCGGTCGCGGCGGTGAACAGCGTGTTGCAGCGGGCGCGTGCAGCGCTCGCAGATCATCCGGTCGCCGTCACTGACGTTCTGGACCCTGAGGACGCCGTGCAGCGGGATCTGCTCGCACGCTATGTCGCCGCCTTCGAGGCGCACGACGTGCCCCGGTTGACAGCGTTGCTGCGAGAGGACGCGACCTCGTCGATGCCGCCGTTCGCGTGGTGGCTCTCCGGTCGAGACCGGATCGGGGCAGTGATGGCGGCCAGCGATGCCTGTGCTGGTGACCGGTTGCTGCCCACCGCGATCAACGGGTCGCCCGGGTTCGGACAGTACCGGCCCGGTCTGGACGGCCGGCTCGAACCGTTCGCTCTCCTCGTGGTCGAGGTCGTCTCCGGCCGCGTCGCTCACCTCGTGACCTTTCTCGGCAGCCAGGCGCGGTTCGCCGAGTTCGGGCTGCCCCCGGTGGTGAAGGAGACCGGGCTGGCGCGATGA
- a CDS encoding maleylpyruvate isomerase family mycothiol-dependent enzyme, with the protein MSAHPDEIIAATHAERTRLVGLVQDLGPDRWSVPSLCAGWQVREVLAHLTMPFRSTLPDVVLGMARSRFSFDRYADRDARAVARSMTDAELVDLLRDNITHPWRPPGGGRVGALSHDVIHGLDITEPLGLPRPPVDRVALVLQNATPRAVRYFRVDLDGTRLVASDADVTIGNGAEVRLPVTDLLLVVSGRRTLAETIKEA; encoded by the coding sequence ATGTCTGCACACCCCGACGAGATCATCGCTGCGACCCACGCCGAGCGCACCCGGCTGGTGGGCCTGGTGCAGGACCTCGGACCGGACCGATGGAGCGTCCCGTCCCTGTGCGCCGGCTGGCAGGTCCGCGAGGTGCTGGCCCACCTCACGATGCCGTTCCGCAGCACGCTGCCGGACGTCGTCCTCGGCATGGCCAGGTCGCGCTTCTCGTTCGACCGCTACGCCGACCGCGACGCTCGTGCTGTCGCTCGATCGATGACCGACGCCGAGCTGGTGGACCTGCTGCGCGACAACATCACCCACCCCTGGCGTCCACCGGGTGGAGGCCGAGTCGGAGCATTGAGCCACGACGTGATCCACGGTCTGGACATCACCGAGCCCTTGGGCCTGCCTCGACCGCCCGTTGACCGGGTGGCGCTCGTGCTGCAGAACGCGACTCCCCGAGCCGTGCGGTACTTCCGGGTGGACCTGGACGGTACGAGACTGGTGGCGAGCGACGCAGACGTGACCATCGGGAACGGTGCCGAGGTGCGCCTGCCCGTCACGGATCTCCTTCTGGTGGTCTCGGGACGCCGCACGCTCGCAGAGACGATCAAGGAGGCGTGA
- a CDS encoding aldo/keto reductase: MVRISLGASGLVVPPLCIGTMYFGTQVPVQESHRILDRALERGYAFFDTANNYAFWAEGAVGDESEQTIGSWLRSRARGSVLVATKVGARPQPGSASLDSVLGLSRPAIREQVEGSLRRLQTDYVDVLYAHIDDSLTPLEETVSALLDEVARGTARRIACSNLSAERLSDAVDAVQGGPGYCAIQQRFTYLTPAEGADLTPHVLLSEDVMEVAERASMSRLGYSPLLGGAYSAPGRGVPDTYISENTERQLSALRDVASTYEVDSGQVVLAWMAQRSRPVVPVVGVSSVQQLESALVGAQTQLDTAALQHLEQQRGTQHA, from the coding sequence GTGGTTCGCATCTCTCTCGGCGCGAGCGGTCTCGTCGTGCCCCCGCTGTGCATCGGGACGATGTACTTCGGTACGCAGGTTCCCGTCCAGGAGTCGCACCGCATCTTGGACCGTGCGCTCGAGCGTGGGTATGCATTCTTCGACACCGCGAACAACTACGCGTTCTGGGCTGAGGGGGCGGTCGGTGACGAGTCAGAGCAGACGATCGGTTCGTGGCTGCGGTCCAGAGCCCGCGGCTCCGTGCTGGTCGCGACCAAGGTCGGAGCGCGACCTCAGCCGGGGAGCGCGTCCCTGGACTCGGTCCTCGGACTCTCTCGCCCAGCGATCCGCGAGCAGGTCGAAGGGAGCCTGCGTCGCCTCCAGACGGACTACGTGGACGTTCTCTACGCACACATCGACGACAGCCTGACCCCGCTGGAAGAGACGGTGAGCGCGCTCCTCGACGAGGTCGCGCGCGGCACCGCCCGGCGGATCGCCTGCAGCAACCTGTCCGCCGAACGCCTCAGCGACGCGGTCGACGCCGTCCAAGGTGGTCCCGGATACTGTGCGATCCAGCAGCGTTTCACCTACCTCACCCCGGCCGAGGGCGCAGACCTGACCCCGCACGTCCTGCTCTCCGAGGACGTGATGGAGGTGGCAGAGAGAGCCTCCATGTCCAGGCTCGGATACTCGCCTCTCCTCGGCGGCGCCTACTCCGCACCTGGCCGAGGCGTCCCCGACACGTACATATCCGAGAACACCGAGCGGCAGCTGAGCGCACTTCGAGACGTCGCGTCGACGTACGAGGTCGACAGCGGACAGGTGGTGCTCGCCTGGATGGCCCAGCGGTCGCGTCCGGTCGTCCCCGTCGTCGGGGTGTCGAGCGTGCAGCAGCTGGAGTCGGCTCTCGTCGGC